In Luteitalea sp. TBR-22, one genomic interval encodes:
- a CDS encoding Dabb family protein, giving the protein MVLFRPRPDVSDAEREGLLESMRVAAREVPSVRGFRIGAHLDPPPTYVLGGFPSFPWIALLEFDDTAGLQAYLTHPLHRDLGTRFNATAEAALIYDYEIAEAMK; this is encoded by the coding sequence GTGGTGCTGTTTCGCCCACGGCCCGACGTCAGCGACGCCGAGCGCGAAGGCCTGCTCGAATCGATGCGCGTGGCGGCGCGGGAGGTGCCGAGCGTGCGCGGCTTCCGCATCGGGGCGCACCTCGACCCGCCGCCGACCTACGTGCTCGGCGGCTTCCCCAGCTTCCCGTGGATCGCGCTGCTGGAGTTCGACGACACCGCCGGCCTGCAGGCGTACCTCACCCACCCGCTGCACCGCGACCTTGGCACGCGCTTCAACGCCACCGCGGAAGCCGCGTTGATCTACGACTACGAGATCGCGGAGGCGATGAAGTAG
- a CDS encoding CsgG/HfaB family protein has product MRTLLRSFVAAGVVALSVVAVAQPAAAQSKRPTVAVLDLDFGSVQQWWSGNWDIGKGVADMIVDELVNDGSFRMIERKRLDAILAEQNFSNSDRADPSAADMAKIGKALGVQYLLVGSITKFGTENKNVGVGGGGWGGGNFGLGKVGTSKGKATVALTVRMIDASTGEIMISAKGQAESSRSGLLLGGGGGSGAAGFGDVQIGSSDFRETILGEATEKAVAQVTTNLVAKKANLQ; this is encoded by the coding sequence ATGCGTACTTTGCTTCGTTCGTTCGTGGCCGCCGGTGTGGTGGCGCTGTCGGTGGTGGCGGTGGCGCAACCCGCGGCGGCGCAGTCCAAGCGTCCGACCGTCGCCGTGCTGGATCTCGACTTCGGCAGCGTGCAGCAGTGGTGGTCGGGGAACTGGGACATCGGCAAGGGCGTGGCCGACATGATCGTCGACGAGTTGGTCAACGACGGGTCGTTCCGGATGATCGAGCGCAAGCGCCTCGACGCCATCCTCGCCGAGCAGAACTTCTCCAACAGCGATCGTGCCGATCCGAGCGCCGCCGACATGGCCAAGATCGGCAAGGCGCTCGGCGTGCAGTACCTGCTGGTCGGGTCGATCACCAAGTTCGGCACCGAGAACAAGAACGTCGGCGTCGGCGGTGGCGGCTGGGGCGGCGGCAACTTCGGCCTCGGCAAGGTGGGCACGTCGAAGGGCAAGGCGACCGTGGCGCTCACCGTGCGCATGATCGACGCCTCGACCGGCGAGATCATGATCAGCGCCAAGGGCCAGGCCGAGTCGTCGCGCAGCGGCCTGCTGCTCGGTGGCGGCGGCGGGTCGGGGGCGGCGGGCTTCGGCGACGTGCAGATCGGCTCGTCGGACTTCCGCGAGACGATCCTGGGCGAGGCCACCGAGAAGGCCGTCGCGCAGGTGACCACCAACCTCGTGGCCAAGAAGGCGAACCTGCAGTAA
- the fabZ gene encoding 3-hydroxyacyl-ACP dehydratase FabZ: MELTVPFDYQAIERILPHRYPFLLVDRITEFEVDTRVVGIKNVTGDESYLSRVHGQLPVLPPTILTEAVAQVGAILILAKPENREKLIYFMGIERVRYRKPVHPGDTVVIEAHVQRLRSRMGVLKGFARVGDQVVAEGTMTFALGPRNEPQG; the protein is encoded by the coding sequence ATGGAGCTGACCGTCCCCTTCGACTACCAGGCCATCGAGCGGATCCTGCCGCATCGATACCCGTTCCTCCTCGTCGACCGCATCACGGAGTTCGAGGTGGACACCCGCGTGGTCGGCATCAAGAACGTGACCGGTGACGAGAGCTACCTGTCGCGCGTGCACGGGCAGCTGCCCGTGCTGCCGCCGACCATCCTCACCGAGGCGGTGGCGCAGGTTGGAGCCATCCTGATCCTCGCCAAGCCCGAGAACCGCGAGAAGCTCATCTATTTCATGGGCATCGAGCGCGTCCGCTACCGCAAGCCGGTGCACCCGGGCGACACGGTCGTGATCGAGGCGCACGTGCAGCGCCTGCGCAGCCGGATGGGCGTGCTCAAGGGGTTCGCGCGGGTCGGCGATCAGGTGGTCGCCGAAGGGACGATGACCTTCGCGCTCGGCCCCCGCAACGAACCACAGGGCTAA
- a CDS encoding GAF domain-containing SpoIIE family protein phosphatase: MTDLTQTSDFVRTARAISDQETLRTLFDLGRRVMSVLSLEELLETIPRLIERLIHFDAFAIYMLDGAGTGLHVDYSIGYPTGVAESIRLAIGEGLVGMAVQDRRAMLVNDLENDPYYKGYVPGMRASIVVPLVYRTRTIGALNILSAHRHAFTEKDLAIVRQFGVHAATALENARLYTNAAKNAQVFESLLEISREVSSILDVDLLFERIAAVTRKVIDYKAFAIMLMDASSKRLEIKHLASPYGVNEKVTSIELGQGVTGYAALHKEVVVVGDVREDPRYIELFDTITSEMAVPLIYQGDCIGVLDLSTEERDAFDAHEVEFATLLGGQFAIAIQNARLYHELSTNQARIERELRFAQRVQAALLPQEVPSRIRGLDIAARFDAARELGGDFHDYLDPLANQLVVALGDVSGKGVPAALYAAFASELVRSRTFRKRYMPTAITPATVLQVVNTILHERQLEEMYCTLCYSLFDVKRRTVTMSNSGVPYPLKMSASGEITWLDVTGVPLGSFPAIEYDECVVPYAKGDVFLFYSDGVSEAMDADGDEFGRERIAEVMQAQRGKTAREIVDAIFVAIEAFRGDAEQNDDITALAVRAL, translated from the coding sequence GTGACCGACCTGACACAGACCAGCGACTTCGTCCGGACCGCGCGCGCGATCAGCGACCAGGAAACGCTGCGCACGCTGTTCGACCTGGGCCGCCGGGTCATGTCGGTGCTGTCGCTCGAGGAGCTGCTCGAGACCATCCCCCGGCTCATCGAGCGGCTGATCCATTTCGACGCCTTCGCCATCTACATGCTCGACGGCGCCGGCACCGGCCTGCACGTCGACTACTCGATCGGCTACCCCACCGGGGTGGCCGAGTCGATCCGGCTGGCCATCGGCGAGGGCCTGGTCGGCATGGCCGTGCAGGACCGGCGCGCCATGCTGGTCAACGACCTCGAGAACGACCCGTACTACAAGGGCTACGTGCCCGGCATGCGGGCCTCGATCGTCGTGCCGCTGGTCTACCGCACGCGCACCATCGGCGCCCTCAACATCCTCAGCGCCCACCGCCACGCCTTCACCGAGAAGGACCTCGCCATCGTCCGCCAGTTCGGCGTGCACGCGGCGACGGCGCTCGAGAACGCGCGCCTCTACACCAACGCGGCCAAGAACGCGCAGGTGTTCGAGTCGCTGCTCGAGATCAGCCGCGAGGTGTCGTCGATCCTCGACGTCGACCTGCTGTTCGAGCGCATCGCCGCGGTCACCCGCAAGGTGATCGACTACAAGGCGTTCGCCATCATGCTGATGGACGCCTCGTCCAAGCGCCTCGAGATCAAGCACCTGGCCTCGCCCTACGGGGTCAACGAGAAGGTCACCAGCATCGAGCTCGGGCAGGGCGTCACCGGGTACGCGGCGCTCCACAAGGAGGTCGTGGTGGTCGGCGACGTGCGCGAGGACCCGCGCTACATCGAGCTGTTCGACACCATCACCTCGGAGATGGCCGTGCCCCTGATCTACCAGGGGGACTGCATCGGCGTGCTCGACCTGAGCACCGAGGAGCGCGACGCGTTCGACGCCCACGAGGTGGAGTTCGCCACCCTGCTCGGCGGCCAGTTCGCCATCGCGATCCAGAACGCGCGGCTGTACCACGAGCTCTCGACCAACCAGGCGCGCATCGAGCGCGAGCTCCGCTTCGCGCAACGCGTCCAGGCGGCGCTGCTGCCGCAGGAAGTGCCGTCCCGCATCCGCGGCCTCGACATCGCGGCGCGCTTCGACGCGGCCCGCGAGCTCGGCGGCGACTTCCACGACTACCTCGATCCGCTCGCCAACCAGCTCGTGGTGGCGCTCGGCGACGTGTCGGGCAAGGGCGTGCCGGCGGCGCTCTACGCGGCGTTCGCGTCGGAGCTGGTGCGATCGCGCACCTTCCGCAAGCGGTACATGCCGACGGCGATCACCCCGGCGACCGTGCTGCAGGTGGTCAACACGATCCTGCACGAGCGGCAGCTCGAGGAGATGTACTGCACGCTCTGCTACAGCCTCTTCGACGTCAAGCGACGCACCGTGACGATGTCGAATTCGGGCGTGCCGTATCCGCTGAAGATGAGCGCGAGCGGCGAGATCACGTGGCTCGACGTGACGGGCGTGCCGCTCGGATCGTTCCCGGCGATCGAGTACGACGAGTGCGTGGTCCCTTACGCGAAGGGCGACGTCTTCCTGTTCTACTCCGACGGCGTCTCCGAGGCGATGGACGCCGATGGCGACGAGTTCGGCCGGGAGCGCATCGCCGAGGTGATGCAGGCGCAGCGCGGGAAGACCGCCCGCGAGATCGTCGATGCAATCTTCGTCGCCATCGAGGCGTTCCGCGGCGACGCCGAGCAGAACGACGACATCACGGCCCTCGCCGTCCGCGCCCTGTGA
- a CDS encoding polysaccharide biosynthesis/export family protein: MSVFRSCIALLLLLASLAAPVAAQAPAKPTGPTVATEPGFTIGPEDVLGVLVWREADVSGDVTVRADGMVTLPLIRDVKAAGLTPNELAEQIQTALREFITDASVTVVVRQMNSRKVFITGEVGKPGAYPLTAQTTVMQLIAIAGGLTEFASSNDITVMRMEDGRSVSHRFEYKDVAKGKKAEQNLVLRPGDTVVVPEK, from the coding sequence ATGTCCGTCTTCCGTTCCTGTATCGCCCTGCTGTTGCTGCTGGCCTCGCTCGCTGCTCCGGTCGCCGCCCAGGCGCCTGCCAAGCCGACGGGTCCGACCGTGGCCACCGAGCCCGGCTTCACGATCGGCCCCGAGGACGTGCTCGGCGTGCTCGTGTGGCGTGAGGCCGACGTCAGCGGCGACGTCACCGTGCGCGCCGACGGCATGGTGACCCTGCCGCTCATCCGCGACGTCAAGGCCGCGGGGCTCACCCCCAATGAGCTAGCCGAGCAGATCCAGACGGCGCTGCGCGAGTTCATCACCGACGCGTCGGTGACCGTGGTGGTGCGCCAGATGAACAGCCGCAAGGTGTTCATCACCGGCGAGGTCGGCAAGCCCGGCGCCTATCCGTTGACGGCGCAGACCACCGTGATGCAGCTCATCGCGATTGCCGGCGGGCTCACCGAGTTCGCCTCGAGCAACGACATCACGGTGATGCGCATGGAGGACGGCCGCAGCGTGTCGCACAGGTTCGAGTACAAGGACGTGGCCAAGGGGAAGAAGGCGGAGCAGAACCTCGTGCTGCGCCCCGGCGACACCGTGGTGGTTCCCGAGAAGTAG
- a CDS encoding GNVR domain-containing protein yields MLPGRQLSIGALVAALRRWRWLVIVPAVIGIMGGLLASRFLPSLYRSDALIQIVPQRVPESYVSATVTEGVEDRLRAISQQVLSRTQLEKLVTDFNLFPEERGKLPMEDVIERMKARVTIEPVVVARSSTQRNTESEAFRIAFDYEEAGTAQKVVERLASFFIDTNARERGTQAEQTSAFLEAQMADARSRLEAQEQKLKDFRERNAGRLPTQAQANMQAIQNAQLGLQAAVESLARDKDRKLILERLLNEAESDETPAAPTAGTPDAVTGVPAGATPAQRLDAARTALSQMELRLSPKHPDVVRMKRLIADLEAQVESAALQRPLGGDDTAAQPALSPEDARRRDRLRVQRAELEALDRQITFKTNEERRLRGVIAAYQSRLEAVPGVESEWVALTRDYDTLQATYRELLSKSENSKMAASLEQRQIGEQFRILDPPRVPQKPFKPNRPQINAMGAVAGMGLGLALVGLMFFTDSTMRTEADVTGAVDLPVLVLLPYVTTADDLARQKRRVWVEAAAVAALLATVAALVFVLKLWRYVL; encoded by the coding sequence ATGCTCCCGGGTCGTCAACTCTCAATCGGTGCGCTCGTCGCCGCCCTGCGTCGCTGGCGCTGGCTGGTCATCGTCCCGGCCGTGATCGGCATCATGGGCGGGCTGCTGGCGTCGCGGTTTCTCCCGAGCCTGTATCGGTCCGACGCGCTGATTCAGATCGTGCCGCAGCGCGTCCCCGAGTCGTACGTCAGCGCCACGGTGACCGAGGGCGTCGAGGACCGGCTTCGCGCCATCAGCCAGCAGGTGCTGAGCCGCACGCAACTGGAGAAGCTGGTCACCGACTTCAACCTGTTTCCGGAGGAGCGCGGCAAGCTGCCGATGGAGGACGTCATCGAGCGCATGAAGGCGCGCGTGACGATCGAGCCCGTCGTCGTCGCGAGATCGAGCACACAGCGCAACACAGAGAGCGAGGCGTTCCGGATTGCCTTCGACTACGAAGAGGCCGGGACCGCCCAGAAGGTCGTCGAGCGCCTCGCCAGCTTCTTCATCGATACCAACGCCCGTGAGCGTGGCACACAGGCCGAGCAGACGAGCGCCTTCCTCGAGGCGCAGATGGCCGACGCCCGCTCGCGCCTCGAGGCACAGGAGCAGAAGCTCAAGGATTTCCGTGAGCGGAACGCAGGTCGCTTGCCCACCCAGGCGCAGGCCAACATGCAGGCGATTCAGAACGCACAGCTCGGCCTGCAGGCCGCCGTCGAGTCGTTGGCCCGCGACAAGGACCGGAAGTTGATACTGGAGCGCTTGCTCAACGAAGCCGAGTCCGACGAGACGCCGGCAGCGCCGACGGCCGGTACGCCCGACGCCGTCACCGGTGTGCCAGCGGGCGCCACGCCGGCCCAGCGGCTCGATGCCGCGCGCACGGCGCTGTCGCAGATGGAACTGCGCCTGAGCCCCAAGCACCCCGACGTGGTGCGCATGAAGCGGCTGATCGCCGATCTCGAAGCACAGGTGGAATCGGCAGCGCTGCAGCGGCCGCTCGGTGGCGACGACACGGCCGCCCAGCCGGCCCTCTCGCCCGAGGATGCACGCCGCCGCGACCGCCTCCGCGTGCAGCGCGCCGAGCTCGAAGCCCTCGACCGGCAGATCACGTTCAAGACCAATGAGGAGCGTCGCCTGCGTGGTGTGATCGCCGCGTACCAGAGTCGTCTCGAGGCCGTGCCCGGCGTCGAGTCAGAGTGGGTGGCACTTACTCGCGACTACGACACGCTGCAGGCGACATATCGCGAGTTGCTCTCGAAGAGCGAGAACTCCAAGATGGCCGCCAGCCTCGAGCAGCGGCAGATCGGCGAGCAGTTCCGCATCCTCGACCCGCCGCGCGTCCCGCAGAAGCCGTTCAAGCCGAACCGTCCGCAGATCAACGCCATGGGCGCGGTTGCCGGCATGGGGCTGGGCCTGGCGCTCGTCGGCCTGATGTTCTTCACCGATTCGACGATGCGCACCGAGGCTGACGTGACGGGCGCCGTGGACCTGCCGGTCCTCGTGCTGCTGCCCTATGTGACCACTGCCGACGACCTCGCGCGGCAGAAGCGGCGCGTATGGGTAGAGGCGGCAGCGGTCGCCGCGCTGCTCGCGACGGTGGCCGCACTCGTCTTCGTCCTCAAGCTGTGGCGGTACGTGCTGTGA
- a CDS encoding ATP-binding protein has translation MAALIETDGHPPDEQPWQTLADLLPVGLAVVAPSDEGPWRTVAANPALIALLRGASGTPPDLFAEAAWVDPEERNRLRTALRERQPVVDATARLRRADGTIAHVEITAVVGAGPTNGPTAGWLALCGVEGDTPPSPFAYVLVRDVGERRRREEQSRDLYQQLLQAEKMAALGQTMSGVAHELNNPLGAILALAERLRLQGARTPLASGLHTLHKEAERAARIARQLLTFARKRQTTRLMVPLNEVVAETVRLRQADLDRAGLRVATELADDLPDVFADPHQLQQVVLNLLINAEHAMLRADVGRRIRVRTAMEDTDHVRIEVEDDGPGMSPDVVSRIFDPFFTTKDVGEGTGLGLAVVQAIVAEHGGRIDVDSTPGQGARFAVVLPAAGATVQAPRMQTTVVADTSDRFGEGLRVLLADDEPALAGAVADTLRDAGFEVTMAGDGEEALARAQAQTFDAVICDLRMPRVDGPTFYRAIAAISPPQARRVIFVTGDVTGTEAARFLDESGCRWLAKPFRLAELLRVVRDVVG, from the coding sequence ATGGCCGCACTGATCGAAACGGACGGTCACCCTCCGGACGAACAGCCGTGGCAGACCCTGGCCGATCTCCTGCCCGTCGGCCTCGCCGTCGTCGCGCCCTCGGACGAGGGCCCCTGGCGCACCGTCGCCGCCAATCCTGCCCTGATCGCACTGCTCCGCGGCGCGAGCGGCACCCCACCCGACCTGTTTGCCGAAGCCGCGTGGGTCGATCCCGAAGAGCGCAATCGGCTGCGCACGGCGCTGCGTGAACGGCAACCCGTCGTCGACGCGACGGCGCGGTTGCGGCGGGCCGACGGGACGATCGCCCACGTGGAGATCACGGCGGTCGTCGGTGCGGGCCCGACGAACGGACCAACGGCGGGCTGGCTTGCCCTATGCGGAGTCGAAGGGGACACACCGCCCTCCCCCTTCGCCTACGTGCTCGTCCGCGACGTCGGCGAGCGGCGACGACGGGAGGAGCAGTCGCGCGACCTGTACCAGCAACTGCTGCAGGCCGAGAAGATGGCGGCGCTCGGCCAGACGATGTCGGGAGTCGCGCACGAGCTGAACAACCCGCTCGGCGCCATCCTCGCGCTCGCCGAACGGCTGCGCCTGCAGGGCGCACGCACGCCGCTGGCTAGCGGCCTCCACACCCTGCACAAGGAAGCCGAGCGCGCCGCCCGCATCGCCCGCCAACTGCTGACCTTCGCCCGCAAGCGCCAGACGACGCGCCTGATGGTTCCCCTCAACGAGGTGGTGGCCGAGACCGTCCGCCTGCGCCAGGCCGACCTCGATCGCGCGGGACTACGCGTGGCGACCGAGTTGGCCGACGACCTCCCGGACGTCTTCGCCGACCCTCACCAGTTGCAGCAGGTGGTGCTCAACCTGCTGATCAATGCCGAGCACGCCATGCTGCGCGCCGACGTCGGCAGGCGCATCCGCGTGCGCACGGCGATGGAAGACACCGATCACGTCCGGATCGAGGTGGAAGACGACGGCCCGGGCATGTCGCCCGACGTCGTGAGTCGCATCTTCGATCCGTTCTTCACCACCAAGGACGTCGGCGAAGGCACCGGCCTCGGACTGGCCGTGGTCCAGGCCATCGTCGCCGAGCACGGCGGACGCATCGACGTCGACTCGACGCCCGGTCAGGGCGCGCGCTTCGCCGTGGTGCTCCCGGCCGCAGGCGCGACCGTCCAGGCGCCGCGCATGCAGACGACCGTGGTCGCCGACACCTCGGATCGCTTCGGCGAAGGCCTCCGGGTGCTGCTGGCCGACGACGAGCCGGCGCTGGCCGGGGCGGTGGCCGACACGCTGCGTGACGCGGGGTTCGAGGTGACGATGGCGGGGGATGGGGAGGAGGCGCTGGCGCGGGCGCAGGCGCAGACGTTCGACGCCGTCATCTGCGACCTGCGCATGCCGCGCGTCGATGGCCCGACGTTCTACCGGGCCATCGCGGCGATCTCGCCGCCTCAGGCGCGGCGGGTGATCTTCGTGACCGGCGACGTGACCGGCACCGAGGCCGCCAGGTTCCTCGACGAGAGCGGCTGTCGCTGGCTCGCCAAGCCGTTCCGACTCGCCGAACTCCTGCGCGTCGTCCGCGACGTCGTCGGATAG
- a CDS encoding transposase — MTMPEAWEEWIDDLRLPVRRLLPHGTRTERRSPSTYLLTVCTRPRRLNQLCHDTVAALIHASLEFQQARATWRLHACVLMPDHVHLIATVSPETSLDHTVTYWKRYLARQAGIEWQRDFFEHRLRRDEHFDAKVEYLRMNPVRAGLAARPEEWPYFWTW; from the coding sequence ATGACCATGCCCGAGGCGTGGGAAGAGTGGATCGATGACCTGCGGCTGCCCGTCCGGCGGTTGCTGCCGCACGGCACACGGACGGAGCGTCGGTCACCCTCGACATACCTGCTCACGGTGTGCACGCGACCACGCCGCCTCAATCAGTTGTGCCACGACACGGTTGCCGCGCTGATCCACGCCTCGCTGGAGTTCCAGCAGGCCCGAGCGACGTGGCGCCTGCACGCGTGCGTACTGATGCCGGACCACGTCCACCTCATCGCGACGGTGTCGCCCGAGACGAGCCTCGACCACACCGTGACCTACTGGAAGCGGTACCTCGCCCGCCAGGCCGGCATCGAGTGGCAGCGAGACTTCTTCGAGCACCGCCTGCGTCGCGATGAGCACTTCGACGCAAAGGTGGAGTACCTGCGGATGAATCCGGTGCGTGCGGGATTGGCCGCCAGGCCGGAGGAGTGGCCGTACTTCTGGACCTGGTGA
- a CDS encoding sigma-54 dependent transcriptional regulator: MTAAARPLLLVDDEGAFRRGVAEYLSGSGFAVTEASTVAEALEQLEGFAFDVVLTDLRLPDGEGTAVLQAARARYPDIVVLVVTGHGSIRAAVEAIRQGAADFVTKPFQLAELDLALGRALERQRLREENTYLREQLRERYRLDQLVGRSAAMQEVFKVVETVAPTTSTILILGETGTGKELVARAIHQLSPRAGEKFVALNCSAIPESLLEAELFGHTKGAFTGAVAARPGRFEVAHRGTLFLDEIGTMPMPLQAKLLRALQQREVERIGEARPIKIDVRVLAATNADLEAMVKAGTFREDLFYRLNVIPVQLPPLRDRRDDVPLLVRDMLQRLGAQAVPPRTDVTFSQEAMRRLMAHDWPGNIRQLENTVERALALSPGRSQIDVSVLPPDVRGDKPGERGVAIALPEQGMDLERELALVERVYITQALARTEQNRSRAADLLGVKRTTLVEKIKRLERMGLGDGLL, from the coding sequence ATGACCGCCGCGGCTCGTCCACTCCTGCTCGTCGATGACGAAGGCGCCTTCCGACGCGGAGTTGCCGAGTACCTGTCGGGCTCGGGATTCGCCGTCACCGAAGCCTCGACCGTGGCCGAGGCCCTCGAACAACTCGAGGGTTTTGCGTTCGACGTGGTCCTCACCGACCTCCGCCTGCCCGACGGCGAAGGCACCGCGGTCCTCCAGGCGGCCCGCGCGCGCTACCCGGACATCGTCGTGCTGGTGGTGACCGGGCACGGCTCGATTCGCGCCGCCGTCGAGGCCATCCGGCAGGGGGCGGCGGATTTCGTCACCAAGCCGTTCCAGCTGGCAGAGCTGGACCTCGCCCTCGGGCGGGCGCTGGAGCGCCAGCGATTGCGCGAGGAGAACACCTACCTGCGCGAGCAGCTGCGCGAGCGATACCGACTGGACCAGCTGGTGGGTCGAAGCGCGGCGATGCAGGAGGTGTTCAAGGTCGTCGAGACGGTGGCGCCGACGACCAGCACGATCCTGATCCTCGGCGAGACGGGCACGGGCAAGGAGCTCGTGGCGCGGGCGATCCACCAGCTCAGTCCGCGGGCCGGCGAGAAGTTCGTGGCGCTCAACTGCAGCGCCATCCCGGAGTCGCTGCTCGAAGCGGAGTTGTTCGGCCACACCAAGGGCGCGTTCACGGGCGCGGTGGCAGCCCGGCCCGGCCGCTTCGAGGTGGCCCATCGCGGCACGCTGTTCCTCGACGAGATCGGCACGATGCCGATGCCGTTGCAGGCCAAGCTGCTGCGGGCCCTGCAGCAGCGGGAGGTCGAGCGGATCGGCGAGGCGCGGCCGATCAAGATCGACGTGCGGGTGCTGGCGGCCACCAACGCCGACCTCGAGGCGATGGTCAAGGCGGGCACCTTCCGCGAGGACCTGTTCTATCGGCTGAACGTGATCCCGGTGCAGTTGCCGCCCTTGCGCGATCGGCGAGACGACGTGCCGCTGCTGGTGCGCGACATGCTGCAACGGCTCGGCGCGCAGGCCGTGCCGCCGCGCACCGACGTGACGTTCTCGCAAGAGGCGATGCGGCGGCTGATGGCGCACGACTGGCCGGGCAACATCCGACAGCTCGAGAACACGGTGGAGCGGGCGCTGGCGTTGAGCCCGGGACGCTCGCAGATCGACGTCAGCGTGCTGCCGCCCGACGTGCGCGGCGACAAGCCCGGCGAGCGTGGCGTGGCCATCGCCCTTCCGGAACAGGGCATGGACCTCGAGCGCGAGCTGGCGCTCGTCGAGCGGGTGTACATCACGCAGGCGCTGGCGCGCACCGAGCAGAACCGCAGTCGCGCGGCCGACCTGCTCGGCGTCAAACGCACGACGCTCGTCGAGAAGATCAAGCGACTCGAGCGGATGGGACTCGGGGACGGACTGCTCTGA
- a CDS encoding UpxY family transcription antiterminator yields MERALDWFALRVKPRTERVVADALAGKGYEQFLPLHKERKRWSDRVKMVETPLFAGYVFCRFDVQQRLPILTTPGVMHVVGIGQTPYPIDEAEIASLRVVADSGLQMESWPYLHVGQRIQIVSGPLTGASGILQSVKSRDRLVVSISLLQRSVAVEVPEHCAWPASA; encoded by the coding sequence ATGGAACGCGCGCTCGACTGGTTCGCCCTTCGCGTCAAGCCCCGCACCGAGCGCGTCGTCGCCGACGCCCTCGCCGGGAAGGGCTACGAGCAGTTCCTGCCGCTGCACAAGGAGCGCAAGCGCTGGTCCGACCGCGTCAAGATGGTCGAGACGCCGCTCTTTGCCGGCTACGTGTTCTGCCGGTTCGACGTCCAGCAGCGGTTGCCGATCCTGACCACCCCGGGCGTGATGCACGTGGTGGGCATCGGGCAGACGCCGTACCCGATCGACGAGGCCGAGATCGCGTCGCTGCGCGTGGTGGCCGACTCGGGCCTGCAGATGGAGTCCTGGCCCTACCTGCACGTGGGCCAGCGCATACAGATCGTGTCGGGGCCGCTCACCGGCGCCTCCGGCATCCTTCAGTCGGTCAAGAGCAGGGATCGCCTGGTCGTGTCGATTTCGTTGTTGCAGCGCTCGGTGGCCGTGGAGGTCCCGGAGCACTGCGCCTGGCCAGCTTCGGCCTGA
- a CDS encoding serine hydrolase — protein MAFAGASEASAPAIANFKSEIAAAQPDAKRAELAERLTRELERIASGVDGSVSYLIVDLTSGERFARRADEPFPTASAIKIGILHELFVQADAGRVRLDDPRPLPPAARVGGSGILQRLSSPQLSLRDHAMLMILLSDNSSTNVLIDALGMETITSHMQALGATGYRLRRRMMDAAAAARGEENVASASDLVVVMDALRTGRGLTSASQAEATRILREYGPTAIRAGIPADVQVAAKPGGLDGVRTEVAWVDLKGRPYLICVMTSFLVTDADGDRAITELSRTAYQYFSRLARAGVEGRLFSR, from the coding sequence GTGGCGTTCGCGGGCGCAAGCGAAGCAAGCGCCCCCGCAATTGCGAATTTCAAATCTGAAATTGCCGCCGCACAGCCCGACGCCAAGCGCGCCGAGCTCGCGGAACGCCTCACGCGGGAACTCGAGCGCATCGCCTCGGGCGTCGACGGCAGCGTCTCGTACCTGATCGTCGACCTCACCTCCGGCGAGCGCTTCGCCCGCCGCGCCGACGAGCCGTTCCCGACGGCCTCGGCGATCAAGATCGGCATCCTCCACGAGCTGTTCGTGCAGGCCGACGCCGGCCGCGTCCGCCTCGACGACCCTCGGCCGCTGCCGCCGGCGGCGCGGGTCGGCGGGTCGGGCATCCTGCAGCGCCTCTCGTCGCCGCAGCTCTCGCTGCGCGACCACGCGATGCTGATGATCCTGCTCAGCGACAACTCGTCGACAAACGTGCTGATCGACGCGCTCGGCATGGAGACGATCACCTCGCACATGCAGGCGCTCGGCGCGACGGGCTACCGGCTCCGGCGGCGGATGATGGACGCCGCGGCGGCGGCGCGCGGCGAGGAGAACGTCGCCAGCGCCAGCGACCTGGTCGTCGTGATGGACGCCCTGCGCACCGGGCGCGGCCTCACGTCGGCGAGCCAGGCCGAGGCGACGCGCATCCTGCGCGAGTACGGCCCGACGGCAATCCGGGCCGGCATACCGGCCGACGTGCAGGTGGCGGCCAAGCCCGGCGGGCTCGACGGCGTCCGCACCGAGGTCGCCTGGGTGGATCTGAAGGGGCGCCCCTACCTGATCTGCGTGATGACCAGCTTCCTCGTCACCGACGCCGATGGCGACCGGGCGATTACGGAATTGTCACGCACGGCATATCAGTACTTCTCTCGCCTCGCCCGAGCCGGGGTTGAAGGCAGATTGTTCTCCCGGTAA